One genomic window of Nicotiana sylvestris chromosome 10, ASM39365v2, whole genome shotgun sequence includes the following:
- the LOC104245181 gene encoding uncharacterized protein — MTIVSCNLLEGMVYADSAQDVWEDLKERFNKVDGSRSFSLYQEIVRLTQGTASVATYFTKLKELWVELEALGPLPECKCDKSREFARSQILLMIPLSSVNQAYAMIVSDEAQKAMGAASNSVGLLGTMPNLDPTTMYSKTGYQNQRFRKTSNLYCDHCKMRNYTKENCYKLKGYLQDSRFKRKEGSGGSSAAYNVLSQEANDQMTQLDNQGNNKVSRIHYTDTPSQVTQVPGQITQTRVCAFTHSQYDQIVQMLNQSHQQSTNSRTGSSANVAGIEPCIYSSKVMLISKILKDRIIDTGATNHMVSDINVLDRASLLKSTNGKNVQLPNGEVSKYLYNGKVKEIGKEDDGLYLLSNKSTGKLGGTGLNAHEVTVNIAEIDKLQPRTRTSVLMGYSEVQKGYILYDITNKCFFVNRDVSFGEDTSSSYQESSRNQQLQTPIAVPLAEITTEIQSTLQSQISAYIQPMPQITRAPIVQQLSSQPVSKQKPRVELTRKSTRTSRPPIWKKDFISLSLHNKANYPISNYISYNNISPKYTAFLAAFSSVTEPQSYTEAAQDPSWIEAMQAEIKALQENNTWEIVNLPEGKKPIRCKWIYKVKYKATGEVEKVKSRLVAKNYSQQEGDLTDEIYMTLPQGFQSQGETKRTDRGTTVVLIYVDDMLITGDSLELIQDTKVALQKAFKIKDLGELKYFLGIQFARSEKGILMHQRKYALALISKLGLLAAKPIGTPMDSDSKLTTKEYDEHLSPVSITKDEVISGIGSYQRLIGKLLYLTVTRPDIAFSVQNL; from the exons ATGACTATTGTTTCTTGCAATCTATTGGAGGGAATGGTGTATGCTGATAGTGCTCAAGATGTGTGGGAAGATCTTAAAGAAAGATTCAATAAGGTGGATGGGTCTAGATCCTTTAGTTTATATCAAGAAATTGTTAGGCTAACTCAAGGAACAGCTTCTGTAGCAACATATTTCACTAAGCTTAAAGAACTATGGGTTGAACTAGAAGCATTAGGGCCACTACCTGAATGCAAATGTGATAAATCAAGAGAGTTT GCTAGAAGTCAAATTCTTCTGATGATACCATTGTCATCAGTAAATCAAGCATATGCTATGATAGTAAGTGATGAAGCTCAAAAGGCTATGGGGGCAGCCTCCAACTCAGTTGGTTTGTTGGGTACTATGCCTAATCTTGATCCTACTACTATGTATTCCAAAACTGGATATCAAAATCAGAGGTTTAGAAAAACCAGTAATCTTTACTGTGACCATTGCAAAATGAGgaattataccaaagaaaattGTTATAAGCTGAAAGGGTACCTTCAAGATTCTAGGTTCAAAAGGAAAGAGGGATCTGGTGGATCATCTGCAGCTTACAATGTGCTCTCACAAGAAGCAAATGATCAAATGACACAACTGGATAACCAAGGAAACAATAAAGTAAGCAGGATACATTACACAGATACACCTTCACAAGTGACACAAGTTCCAGGACAAATAACTCAAACAAGAGTGTGTGCTTTCACTCATTCTCAGTATGATCAGATTGTTCAAATGCTGAATCAAAGTCATCAACAAAGTACCAATTCACGCACTGGCTCTTCAGCCAATGTAGCAGGTATAGAACCATGTATTTACAGTAGTAAAGTCATGTTAATATCCAAAATTCTTAAAGATCGGATCATTGACACTGGTGCAACAAACCACATGGTGTCTGATATAAACGTGTTAGACAGAGCCTCTTTGCTAAAAAGTACAAATGGAAAAAATGTGCAGCTACCAAATGGTGAAGTATCAAAA TATCTTTACAATGGCAAGGTGAAGGAGATTGGTAAAGAGGATGATGGATTATATCTGCTATCAAACAAGTCTACTGGAAAACTTGGAGGAACAGGATTAAATGCTCATGAAGTTACTGTT AATATTGCTGAAATTGATAAGCTTCAACCTAGAACAAGAACAAGTGTTCTAATGGGATACTCAGAAGTACAAAAGGGCTACATACTGTATGATATTACTAACAAGTGCTTCTTTGTAAACAGAGATGTTAGTTTCGGAGAAGAT ACCTCTAGCAGCTATCAAGAGTCAAGTAGAAATCAACAGCTACAAACTCCTATAGCAGTACCTCTAGCTGAAATTACTACAGAAATACAGTCCACATTACAGTCACAGATCAGTGCATACATACAACCTATGCCACAAATCACAAGGGCACCAATAGTTCAACAACTGTCATCTCAGCCTGTGTCAAAGCAAAAACCAAGAGTGGAACTTACTAGAAAGTCTACAAGAACTTCTAGGCCACCAATATGGAAAAAAGATTTCATATCACTCAGCTTACATAACAAAGCTAATTATCCAATTTCTAACTATATTTCTTATAATAACATCTCACCAAAGTATACTGCTTTCCTTGCAGCTTTTTCATCAGTCACAGAACCTCAGTCATATACTGAGGCAGCTCAGGATCCATCATGGATTGAAGCTATGCAAGCAGAAATTAAAGCTCTACAAGAAAATAATACATGGGAGATAGTAAACTTACCAGAAGGTAAGAAACCAATTAGATGCAAATGGATATACAAAGTCAAATACAAGGCAACAGGTGAAGTAGAAAAAGTTAAGTCAAGACTAGTAGCAAAAAACTACAGTCAACAAGAAG GAGATCTTACTGATGAGATCTATATGACACTACCACAGGGATTTCAGAGTCAGGGGGAGACTAAA AGAACAGACAGAGGCACTACAGTGGTGCtcatttatgttgatgatatgctgaTAACAGGTGATAGTTTAGAACTCATACAAGATACCAAAGTTGCATTACAGAAAGCCTTCAAGATAAAGGACTTGGGTGAATTAAAGTACTTTCTAGGGATTCAATTTGCAAGGTCAGAAAAGGGAATCTTAATGCATCAAAGAAAATATGCATTAGCACTAATATCTAAACTTGGTCTTTTAGCTGCAAAACCAATAGGAACACCTATGGACAGTGATTCAAAACTCACAACCAAGGAATATGATGAACATTTATCACCTGTCTCAATTACTAAGGATGAAGTCATATCTGGCATAGGTTCCTATCAAAGGCTTATTGGAAAGTTGTTATATCTCACAgtcacaaggcctgacatagcttTCAGCGTACAGAATCTATGA